The Pleurocapsa sp. PCC 7319 genomic interval TCCCAGGCAGAGCGATCGCCACAAAGCCTAAGGAGAGTAAACAAGCAGCTTTTTTCTCTCCTTCTGCGAGGATCATGGGGATTTCCGAGTGCTTTTGAACCCAGGACCAGAAGCAGTAGGGGTCAGCAGATTGGGGATTGGGTTTGGGGGGAGATTGTAGATTCTGGGGTAAAAAGCTAGCATTAACTCCATTTCTCAGACAGTCTGATAGAGATTGTCTTTGTCCTGTGGAGGTCAGGGAATAGCATTGAGAATGCTTTGGTGGAATTTTATCGGCTAATCGTAGAGTTAAGGGAGATCGATAACGCTTGAGCCCGTAGCGTTTGGCTACTTTGTCCCAAATATGAGGGGGAACATCAAAATAAGTAACATGACTATCACCTTTTGGTGGAGATTCATATTTAATTGGTTTGTTCTTCTCCCGGTCGATGCGGGGCAGATCGGGCTTAAAGCGTCCCCAGTCCCAGCGTTGCCAACCATTGTGGGGGTTTAAACCGGAAACCCACCAGCCTCCAGCTTCGGTGTGGGCATAACGAGCTAACCATTTATCTCGTACCCGACCATCATTGCGCCGTTCGGAGTTGGGCAGGTGACAGAAGAGATGATTTTTAGGTTCAGTACCTTTTAAGGAAAGTAGGTTGAGGGTGGTTAACTGGTCATCGACGGAACTAGAGCGCCATTCTGCTAGATGGTGAGTCGCAATCTGGTCAAGCTGAGAGTCTTCATGTTGAGAGTGCTCTATTGGATAAGCCACGGTTCTATTCTCATTGCTAAGTTTTAAGTTTTGAAGCGAGAGAACCGCAATGATATATATTTCGTGCTAATCTGATTTATAATAAAATCAGTCACGGACATACATCACAACTCATAAACGAACTTTTATTGCTCGTAGACCATGAGATTTGTGGTTTTGTACGTTACTACATAAAAAGTCAAGTTCGATCTAAAAGTCGACTATGACTGCTTCAACCAACTCCACAATTAGAAATAACCCTTTAAAATCATTACTAATTGTTGGAATCCGGGGATTTCCCCACCTTCTGCGTTCTGAAAAAGTTCCCAGCTTCTTCAGGCGCAATTTGGGTTTTTTATGTATAAAAGCGGTCGTTTCTCTTAATTAGAGGCGGTCGCTTTTGTACGTTTCGCTTCAAATAGTATTATCCTACAAGTCGAACATTTCCGGGCATATTTGTTGCCGATTCTTAAAAGGTCTTATTATTTTGTGCTTCAACTTGAGTGTGAGCCTCGGTGTCGTTAAACTCTGATTTCCCGACTGGTGACAACATCGACAGTGCTGAAACTGCTCCTCTGACTTGTTCTGGCTTGACCTCTAGATATTTTTGTAGTTCCTCTAAACTGCGATGCCCACTAATTTCTTGTATTATGCGCAGGGGAATCCCTTCATTGCTCATTAATGTTAAGGAAGTTCTCCGAAAACTATGAGTAGAAACTCCTTGCACTCCAACTTTATTACAGGCTTGACGTAAAATTCTACTCGCTGAATCTGGACATAGATGTCCTGTTTTTCCTATCCCTGGAAAAAAGAACCAAGTACGAGGAGATGGATAGTAGTTCAGCAGCATTAAGCGTAAATCTTCAATTACGGGGATACATCTAGTACCTAATTTTCCCTTAGTGTTGCCTTTTCTGAAGATTATTTCGGGTCTGACTTGTCCTAAACGATAATAAACGTCAGTTGTTCTGAGGGTGACGCACTCGTTTATCCGACAGGCGGTGTAGAGACAGATAGCAAATATGGCGCGATCGCGGTCATTTTTGAGTCCTTCGTAAAATACGAGGTTAATTTCATCGGTAGTGAGTATTTTTGCCTTGCCATGCCGATCTACCTTCATTTAAGCTGCCAAACTTACTCAATAAAACTATCCTATCGGAGTTTGTTTCCAAACATCATTTTTCTGTAGATAAAGCTTCTGATGTTGATAATGTTTCTAATTCTTTTTGTCTTTGTTGCTCTTTTGTATCTCGATCTAAAACGGCTTCATGAGATAAATCGCGAAGATTTTCGATAAATTGCTCGGTCGTTAATTCTTCAAAATGCTGACGAATCAGTTTGGCTGCTTTTTTGGGATCTATCATCACATTCTCTTTCTTAATCTGGAAAGCTCACTCTTATGTACAGCTTCTTAATCTATTGTATCTTCTTCTATCAAACAGGATTTTTGTATTAGAGATAAATCGCGAATTAGAATCTGAATATGAGCGCGATCGAAGATAGCTGAATTGGGAAAAATGCGATCGCCCTCATTAAAAACAGCACGTACAGAATCTACATTTACATCTCTTGAGGCCAAAACTTTTTCCACTATGTAATTGAAAAAAGCACAGTCTAACCGATGTGCCTTCGACTTTTGAGGATTTTGACGGGGTAAAGGTATGCTAGCTTTTTCATATTCTTGGACAAACATCGCGTAAGTTTCTTTAATAATTGGATTCCAAGCAATATCGAGCAAGTCGATACAGTTTAAGAGCACTAATTCAGATCTGATTACAGCGGGTGAATCTGGATATCTTTCCCTTGCCCAAGAAGCAGCACGCATGGGCGCATCTTGAAAGAAATATACTCCCGTTCCCAACCAATCATAGTCATTGGTACTTAAGTCAAATCCACGCTCGATAATTTCAATAGCAGATCTTTTACTAGTGCCGTGATAGCCATAAACTCGTAGAGGTTGAGAAAGATTAATCGATGTCATTACTTTGTGATTTACTCGGCTTGGTTCAAAACATTTAGACATTTAAACATCTGAACATTCAAATGTCCAGTAGTCAGCACAAGATGGTGATCGCCTATCCTACATAGGTTTTTGTCACAATTAACTTTGAGAATTTAACCAACCCTCAATTAATTCCTCAACAATACTGCTCATTTCGGTCTCTTGTTCTAAAGCGATCGCCTTCAGCTTTTTGTGCATTTTTTTGGGCAAATAAAGAGTCGTTCTGGTGTAATCAGGGTTGACACTTTTGGCTTTTTTAGATGTTTGAGCATCTGTATGTTTGGATGTTGAGACATTTAATTCGGAATTGTCTGTTTTAGGTGCAGATGTTTGAATGTTTGGTTGCTCAGATGTTGAAATGTCTGAACTTTTAAACATTTCAACATCTGATTTGGAACCAGACTTTTTTCTGCGACTAGATTTTTGAACATCTGAACGTTTAGATGTCTGGGTATTTTTGCTTTTACCTACAACACCCATCAATCCTTCAAATCTATTCTCCTTGGTCATTAACTATCTCCTTAGCTACATCTGCATAACACTGCCAAGCGATCGCTGAATAAGAATCCTTGACAGCACTCACTGGAACACCTTCAAGGGCTGCTTTTTGAAACACAGCTAACCTACGGATACTTGCTTCAAATATGGGTAATTCCGCATTTTTGATCGCGTTTCTGGCTTCGATACCTGCCTTATTGGGTTTCGGGGGAACGATGGTGAGCAGAATACGATAACTAGTATCTAAATCGTGGAGGGCATCAACCATCTTTAGAGTTGCTCCTAATGCCAAGGCATCGGGACTAGTGGGTAATACCAACAAATCACATCCTTCAGCGATCGTTTTTAATTCATCTTCGTCGGGTCTAGCGGGAGTATCAATAATGATGTGTTCGTATTTGCGAGCAAACTTAACTGCTTGCTTTTCATCAACTACTTTAAAGGGTACTTCTCCCCTAGCTCCCCAATCTAAAGCGGAACGATTGGCATCGCCATCTACTAGTAAAGTAGGTGCGCTCTTTTGGAAATAAGTGGCTAAGTGAAAGGCTGTAGTAGACTTGCCCACACCCCCTTTGAATGAGGCTACAGTAATAATCATTTTTCTACTAGTTATATTTAATTTATAGTCATCTAGATGTTTGAATGACTAAACATTTAGATGTTGCAAAAATTGATGATACGCGATCGCTCATTACTCTAATCCAATGACTAGGAACTGATGAAAGCTAGAATCTAATCTATTCTCATCTAGATGTCCAGTAATTTAAACATTTAGATGTTTGCAATATATAATTATTAGTTATCGATTTTCCGCAATAGCAAGAGTTAATTATCAATTAACTCACTTATTCTCAATAAAAATCAGTCGTAATTTACCCGATCGCGCCAAGCCTGATTCTGTAGTCAATCTAACTTCCTTTTATGATGATTATCGGTACTTGAGATGATTGAAATATAAGACAAATAGATGCTTTGAAATTGAAATCTCACTATATTACAGAGATAGCTGATTAATGCCAGTAAAAGTATTTGAGAAGCTAAAGACTAATTCAAGTTGATAATTCTCATTGTCAATGCGATCTCTCCTGCCTGAAAAGTTATCAAAATTAAATAAGATCGACTCTTAATAAGAGTTGTATCTCAATCTTTTTTATATGGAGTTCCGCGTTAGGATTGAAGTGTTAAGAAATATTTTTGGAATCTTGAGTAATCTTAAAAATTAATCTTCTGAATTTAAATCTCTACATTGCTGTGAATTTGGGAGAAGTTTTTATGTCAATTTATCTAAAAGATCTATCCGTTGTTTCACCTAGTATGGCTCGTTTTGTAGCTTTGGAATTGCCGTTACAATCGCTGACTAAAAAAGACATAGTTAAATGCCTTAAGGCTTTAGGAGTGAAAAAATCAGAAATTTTGAGCCTTAAATGGAAACAAGAATTGTGGAATCAACTACAATTTTTCTCTACCTCCAAAATTTGAGTCGGATGTTAACAAACTTCAGGGGTTTA includes:
- a CDS encoding site-specific integrase, producing the protein MKVDRHGKAKILTTDEINLVFYEGLKNDRDRAIFAICLYTACRINECVTLRTTDVYYRLGQVRPEIIFRKGNTKGKLGTRCIPVIEDLRLMLLNYYPSPRTWFFFPGIGKTGHLCPDSASRILRQACNKVGVQGVSTHSFRRTSLTLMSNEGIPLRIIQEISGHRSLEELQKYLEVKPEQVRGAVSALSMLSPVGKSEFNDTEAHTQVEAQNNKTF
- a CDS encoding ParA family protein codes for the protein MIITVASFKGGVGKSTTAFHLATYFQKSAPTLLVDGDANRSALDWGARGEVPFKVVDEKQAVKFARKYEHIIIDTPARPDEDELKTIAEGCDLLVLPTSPDALALGATLKMVDALHDLDTSYRILLTIVPPKPNKAGIEARNAIKNAELPIFEASIRRLAVFQKAALEGVPVSAVKDSYSAIAWQCYADVAKEIVNDQGE